One Candidatus Nealsonbacteria bacterium genomic region harbors:
- a CDS encoding nucleotidyl transferase AbiEii/AbiGii toxin family protein: MHQEALNNNTRALWEKCGFLDNCYLAGGTALAFQVGHRQSFDLDFFFNAPIKKTLIQTVEEKFGTAVAPSVKTAGELTVLISGVKVTFLYYPFPLLDKTVSTDIVPLASVRDIASMKAYTLGRRQSLKDYADLYVILSKNLVSLSMIIKDAKQIYGEAFNDRLFLEQLLYTDDLEKEPINWLVKSISEEKMKEFFENLVREEKGELWLSS; this comes from the coding sequence ATGCACCAAGAGGCGTTAAATAATAACACTAGGGCCTTATGGGAGAAGTGCGGTTTTTTGGATAACTGTTATCTTGCGGGTGGCACGGCTCTCGCTTTTCAAGTCGGTCATCGTCAGTCCTTTGATTTGGATTTCTTTTTTAACGCACCGATAAAAAAAACGTTGATTCAAACAGTTGAAGAAAAATTTGGGACAGCAGTCGCACCGTCTGTTAAAACCGCGGGTGAATTAACAGTGCTGATTTCGGGAGTAAAGGTAACTTTCCTGTATTATCCGTTTCCGTTGTTGGATAAGACGGTGTCAACCGATATAGTGCCGCTTGCGAGCGTTCGCGATATTGCTTCTATGAAAGCGTATACCCTAGGCCGCAGGCAATCGCTTAAAGATTACGCTGATTTATATGTTATTCTTTCTAAAAATTTGGTCTCGCTTAGCATGATAATAAAAGATGCTAAACAAATATACGGCGAAGCGTTTAATGACCGCCTATTTCTTGAACAGCTATTGTATACTGACGATCTTGAGAAAGAGCCGATTAATTGGCTCGTGAAAAGCATATCAGAAGAAAAAATGAAAGAGTTTTTTGAAAATCTTGTCAGAGAAGAGAAAGGGGAGCTATGGCTATCAAGCTAA
- a CDS encoding peptidoglycan-binding protein, with the protein MKIIYNRAIKILLLSLLVFSLSSTPTYALVEGSITNFNVESSHDLNSRSQLSAILQRITNRINFYVESNWWHGLTNSRRSDLLNSMSILSNEFENRIYPLLTSEFGLDPIHPVDRSGRTSVLFHRMKANIGGYVNTGDFFTVFQAPRSNQKNLIYINSNFIDSAFIKGFLAHEFMHVITMAQKEKNHNIQEEIWLNEARAEYASTFLNYDSKAANNILRRKNAFINNSHFSLTEWLNRSGDYGIVNVFTQYLVDHYGVDILSDSLKSNKTGIESINFALKKNGFVENFSDIFTDWTIAVLVNDCSLGSKYCFKNNNLIDLRIVPSTTFLPTEHGSSLSSRSATKNWAGNWHRFVGGKGNLRLDFSLEDNQNYRMPYLLCVTESNCSVYFAEIKNDGRSVIEIEDFGDKYFSLTIMPSVQHKMSGFNGSEANIFYNWTIVTEFVENIPDPTLQELLNTIQTLTQEVERLRGLLLARRNNQSCSLTVNLFVGVSNPDQVRCLQQILRDQGPGVYPEGLVTGRFLSLTRMAVIRFQEKYASEVLTPLGLTSGTGFVGQKTREKMNQLSR; encoded by the coding sequence ATGAAAATTATTTATAACCGGGCAATAAAAATATTACTTCTATCTTTATTGGTTTTTTCCCTTTCCTCAACTCCCACTTATGCGTTAGTTGAAGGGTCTATTACTAATTTTAATGTGGAGAGTTCTCACGACCTTAATAGTCGTTCACAGCTATCTGCAATACTGCAAAGAATTACCAATAGGATTAACTTTTATGTTGAAAGTAATTGGTGGCATGGCTTAACCAATTCCAGAAGATCCGATTTGTTAAATAGTATGAGTATTTTAAGCAATGAGTTTGAGAATAGAATTTATCCGCTTTTGACTTCTGAGTTTGGACTTGATCCAATTCATCCAGTTGACCGAAGCGGTAGGACCAGTGTTCTTTTTCATCGAATGAAAGCTAATATCGGCGGTTATGTTAATACCGGAGATTTTTTCACTGTCTTTCAGGCTCCTCGTTCTAATCAAAAGAATTTAATATATATTAATTCAAATTTTATTGACTCTGCTTTTATAAAAGGGTTTTTGGCTCATGAATTTATGCACGTGATAACCATGGCTCAAAAAGAAAAGAATCATAACATTCAAGAAGAAATTTGGCTCAATGAAGCAAGAGCTGAATATGCATCAACCTTTTTAAATTATGATAGTAAAGCAGCCAACAATATTTTAAGAAGAAAGAATGCCTTTATTAATAATTCTCATTTCTCTTTAACCGAATGGCTTAATAGGTCCGGAGATTATGGAATTGTAAATGTCTTTACTCAGTACTTAGTTGATCATTACGGAGTAGATATTCTTTCTGATTCTTTAAAGTCTAATAAAACAGGGATTGAAAGTATTAACTTTGCCTTAAAGAAGAATGGGTTTGTGGAAAACTTTTCTGATATTTTCACTGATTGGACAATAGCTGTTTTAGTAAATGACTGCTCCTTGGGATCAAAGTATTGTTTCAAGAACAATAATTTAATTGATTTAAGGATTGTTCCTTCAACTACTTTCCTACCCACTGAACATGGGAGCTCACTATCTTCAAGGAGTGCTACTAAGAATTGGGCTGGTAATTGGCATCGATTTGTAGGGGGTAAGGGGAATTTAAGGTTAGATTTTTCTCTTGAAGACAACCAGAATTACCGAATGCCGTATCTGTTATGTGTTACTGAAAGTAATTGTTCGGTATATTTTGCTGAAATTAAAAATGACGGAAGGTCAGTTATTGAAATTGAAGACTTTGGAGATAAATACTTTTCTTTGACCATTATGCCTTCAGTTCAGCATAAAATGAGTGGATTTAACGGATCTGAAGCAAACATCTTCTATAACTGGACTATTGTAACTGAATTTGTTGAAAATATACCAGACCCAACTCTTCAAGAGCTTTTAAATACCATTCAGACATTAACTCAAGAGGTTGAAAGGCTTAGAGGATTATTATTAGCAAGGAGAAACAACCAGTCTTGTTCTTTAACCGTTAATCTTTTTGTTGGAGTTTCTAATCCTGATCAAGTCAGATGCTTGCAACAAATATTAAGAGACCAAGGTCCAGGTGTTTATCCAGAGGGACTGGTAACCGGCAGATTTCTTTCTTTAACCAGAATGGCCGTTATTCGTTTTCAGGAGAAATATGCTTCTGAAGTTTTAACACCACTTGGGTTGACTTCTGGGACTGGATTTGTTGGCCAGAAGACAAGGGAAAAAATGAATCAACTTTCAAGGTAA